Proteins co-encoded in one Homoserinimonas aerilata genomic window:
- a CDS encoding ABC transporter ATP-binding protein, whose translation MLEIENLRAGYAKTTVVDDVTITFEAGTVTALLGRNGVGKTTLLRAMFGLCDRQSGRMSIDGVELPAGRAEVPARHGMTLLPDDRGVFATLTIEENLRLATRRGYHPPVDVKELFPLLVERAEQPAGQLSGGQKQQVGIARAILAGQRFIAIDELSQGLQPSLAQATLEALRVVASTGVGVLFVEQSPRYPLAYADRIIGMVKGRLVLDRSADELRTDPAAVTELLVVS comes from the coding sequence ATGCTGGAGATCGAGAACCTCCGCGCGGGGTACGCGAAGACGACCGTCGTCGACGACGTGACGATCACGTTCGAGGCGGGCACGGTGACGGCACTTCTCGGCCGCAACGGCGTCGGCAAGACCACGCTGCTGCGCGCCATGTTCGGTCTGTGTGACCGGCAGAGCGGCCGGATGTCGATCGATGGCGTGGAGCTGCCGGCCGGGCGTGCTGAGGTGCCCGCTCGGCACGGCATGACGCTCCTCCCCGACGATCGCGGTGTATTCGCCACGCTCACGATCGAGGAGAACCTGCGCCTGGCGACACGCAGGGGCTATCACCCGCCGGTGGATGTCAAGGAGCTCTTCCCCCTCCTCGTCGAGCGGGCCGAGCAGCCTGCCGGCCAGTTGTCCGGCGGTCAGAAACAGCAGGTCGGTATCGCCAGGGCGATCCTGGCCGGGCAGAGGTTCATCGCCATCGATGAGCTCTCCCAGGGGCTGCAGCCGTCTCTCGCGCAGGCGACCCTTGAGGCCCTGCGTGTGGTCGCCTCCACAGGGGTCGGCGTGCTCTTCGTCGAGCAGAGCCCGCGATACCCGCTGGCGTACGCCGACCGCATCATCGGCATGGTCAAGGGGCGCCTGGTACTCGATCGTTCCGCCGACGAGCTACGCACCGACCCTGCCGCCGTCACCGAGCTCCTCGTAGTGAGCTGA